The Oryzias latipes chromosome 1, ASM223467v1 genome contains a region encoding:
- the LOC101165947 gene encoding guanine nucleotide-binding protein G(I)/G(S)/G(O) subunit gamma-13-like, with product MEELDVPQMKREVESLQYQLAINREKSSITVTELVKWIEGCVCEDPFLNPELMRANPWVEKGKCVIL from the exons ATGGAAGAGTTGGACGTCCCACAGATGAAGAGGGAAGTTGAAAGCCTTCAGTATCAGCTGGCCATCAACAGAGAGAAATCCTCCATCACCGTCACAGA GCTGGTGAAGTGGATCGAGGGTTGCGTCTGCGAAGATCCCTTCCTGAATCCTGAACTGATGCGCGCCAACCCCTGGGTGGAGAAGGGCAAATGCGTGATCCTTTGA